Proteins encoded together in one Lathamus discolor isolate bLatDis1 chromosome 3, bLatDis1.hap1, whole genome shotgun sequence window:
- the HECTD2 gene encoding probable E3 ubiquitin-protein ligase HECTD2 isoform X2: MSLQSLPAATAAADLPPDPGAELPPGAELNQGSAEPPSAEEGGGGAEEQEEEGEKEREKLLPIPSASSAAAGGLERGAKNQFSTFSNFITTINQKKEGIGNRNSPTQLVIPNIKNVRDLPPICLDVRQKQRISIDTLPQELKAPIPPERSLPIRTKTVKDFQDDVEKAKSSGDWKAVHDFYTTTFDSFLEINAAFKKDANSSFNTTEDSGIDANFVNVVYDALLNTPQDVQKSVLKGVINGLLQEWTGPRTKDDLRAYCILLQNPQFSNTSTYVIYAHLLRQIAALTEADHHFLVHWSKKISQKRFKQLVDRLLQFISLRLFPAKPEEFPPMVKCTWWIPSAAKVLGLFNAANCLISPPIISYTDFYNSTLDHIDLMEEYHNWQCYGNSHRFSFCQYPFIISIAAKKVIIQRDSEQQMISIARQSLVDKVSRRQKPDMNMLFLNVKVRRTHLVSDSLDELARKRADLKKKLKVTFVGEAGLDMGGLTKEWFLLLIRQIFHPDYGMFTYHKDSHCHWFSSFKCDNYSEFRLVGALMGLAVYNSITLDIRFPPCCYKKLLSPPIVPCDHNTLVGICAVTLDDLFQIMPELAHGLSELLSYEGNVEEDFYSTFQVFQEEFGVIKSYNLKPNGDKIPVTNQNRKEYVQLYVDFLLNKSIYKQFAAFYYGFHSVCASYALLAEHTGRLRLNILLYSVLFGGWNAFCNLHHALCSKKRKKIAISMRFASFL, translated from the exons GGGTTGGAGAGAGGAGCCAAAAATCAGTTTTCGACTTTCAGCAATTTCATCACAACTATCAaccaaaagaaagaaggcaTCGGAAACAGAAATTCTCCTACGCAACTTGTTATACCCAACATCAAAAATG tgaGAGACCTACCACCTATATGCCTTGATGTACGACAAAAGCAGCGCATCTCTATAGACACACTACCCCAAGAACTGAAAGCACCAATTCCTCCTGAACGTTCCCTTCCTATCCGAACCAAAACTGTGAAGGATTTTCA GGATGATGTTGAAAAGGCTAAGTCATCAGGAGATTGGAAAGCTGTACATGATTTTTATACTACAACATTTGATTCTTTCTTGGAGATAAACGCTGCATTTAAG AAAGATGCCAATTCTTCATTTAATACCACTGAAGACTCTGGAATCGATGCAAATTTTGTGAATGTTGTTTATGATGCCTTATTAAATACT CCTCAAGATGTTCAGAAATCAGTCCTAAAAGGAGTAATTAATGGTCTGCTACAAGAATGGACAGG GCCACGAACAAAAGATGATCTTAGAGCATACTGTATACTTCTACag aATCCTCAATTTAGTAACACTTCTACTTATGTCATCTATGCTCACTTGCTAAGACAGATAGCAGCCTTAACAGAAGCTGACCATCATTTCCTAGTGCACTGgtctaaaaa GATTTCACAGAAGAGGTTCAAGCAGCTGGTGGACAGGTTACtgcaatttatttctttacGCTTGTTTCCTGCAAAACCTGAAGAGTTTCCACCTATGGTGAAATGTACCTGGTGGATTCCATCAGCAGCCAAAGTCTTGGGTTTATTTA ATGCTGCAAATTGTCTGATTAGTCCGCCTATTATTTCATATACGGATTTCTACAATTCTACACTTGATCATATTGATCTTATGGAAGAATATCATAACTGGCAATGTTATGGAAATTCTCACAG gttttctttctgtcaatACCCGTTTATTATTTCTATAGCAGCAAAAAAAGTTATTATTCAAAGAGACTCAGAACAACAGATGATAAGTATTGCACGG CAAAGCCTTGTGGATAAAGTATCTCGCAGACAGAAACCTGACATGAACATGTTGTTCCTAAATGTGAAAGTGAGGAGGACGCACCTTGTTAGTGATTCACTTGATGAG CTAGCAAGGAAGAGAGCAGATctgaaaaagaagttgaaagTCACATTTGTAGGGGAAGCTGGTCTTGATATGGGTGGCCTGACAAAAGAATGGTTTCTTCTTCTGATTCGCCAGATCTTTCACCCAGATTATG GCATGTTCACCTACCACAAGGACTCACACTGCCATTGGTTCAGCAGCTTTAAGTGCGATAACTATTCTGAATTCCGACTGGTTGGAGCT CTTATGGGACTTGCTGTGTATAATAGCATCACTTTGGATATTCGTTTTCCACCTTGCTGTTACAAGAAATTATTGAGTCCTCCCATTGTTCCCTGTGATCATAACACACTTGTAGGCATCTGTGCTGTCACATTAGATGATCTGTTTCAGATTATGCCT GAACTGGCTCATGGACTCAGTGAACTTCTATCCTATGAAGGCAATGTTGAAGAGGATTTTTACTCAACCTTTCAG gTTTTTCAGGAAGAATTTGGTGTTATAAAATCTTACAACTTAAAGCCAAATGGAGATAAAATTCCAGTCACAAATCAGAATAGGAAAG agtATGTGCAGCTCTATGTTGATTTTCTTCTCAACAAATCAATCTACAAACAATTTGCAGCTTTCTATTATGGATTTCATAGTGTCTGTGCTTCATATGCATTActg GCAGAACACACAGGGAGGTTGAGATTAAACATTCTTCTGTATTCAGTCCTGTTTGGTGGTTGGAATGCCTTCTGTAATTTACATCATGCCCTGTGCagtaagaagagaaagaaaattgcaATTTCCATGAGATTTGCTTCATTCCTGTGA
- the HECTD2 gene encoding probable E3 ubiquitin-protein ligase HECTD2 isoform X1, translating to MSLQSLPAATAAADLPPDPGAELPPGAELNQGSAEPPSAEEGGGGAEEQEEEGEKEREKLLPIPSASSAAAGGLERGAKNQFSTFSNFITTINQKKEGIGNRNSPTQLVIPNIKNVRDLPPICLDVRQKQRISIDTLPQELKAPIPPERSLPIRTKTVKDFQDDVEKAKSSGDWKAVHDFYTTTFDSFLEINAAFKKDANSSFNTTEDSGIDANFVNVVYDALLNTPQDVQKSVLKGVINGLLQEWTGPRTKDDLRAYCILLQNPQFSNTSTYVIYAHLLRQIAALTEADHHFLVHWSKKISQKRFKQLVDRLLQFISLRLFPAKPEEFPPMVKCTWWIPSAAKVLGLFNAANCLISPPIISYTDFYNSTLDHIDLMEEYHNWQCYGNSHRFSFCQYPFIISIAAKKVIIQRDSEQQMISIARQSLVDKVSRRQKPDMNMLFLNVKVRRTHLVSDSLDELARKRADLKKKLKVTFVGEAGLDMGGLTKEWFLLLIRQIFHPDYGMFTYHKDSHCHWFSSFKCDNYSEFRLVGALMGLAVYNSITLDIRFPPCCYKKLLSPPIVPCDHNTLVGICAVTLDDLFQIMPELAHGLSELLSYEGNVEEDFYSTFQVFQEEFGVIKSYNLKPNGDKIPVTNQNRKEYVQLYVDFLLNKSIYKQFAAFYYGFHSVCASYALLLLRPEEVEILVCGSPELDMSALQRSTQYEGYQKTDLTIRYFWDVVLGFSLDLQKKLLHFATGSDRVPVGGMADLNFKISKSETSTNWLPVAHTCFNQLCLPPYKNKKELKQKLIIGISNAEGFGLE from the exons GGGTTGGAGAGAGGAGCCAAAAATCAGTTTTCGACTTTCAGCAATTTCATCACAACTATCAaccaaaagaaagaaggcaTCGGAAACAGAAATTCTCCTACGCAACTTGTTATACCCAACATCAAAAATG tgaGAGACCTACCACCTATATGCCTTGATGTACGACAAAAGCAGCGCATCTCTATAGACACACTACCCCAAGAACTGAAAGCACCAATTCCTCCTGAACGTTCCCTTCCTATCCGAACCAAAACTGTGAAGGATTTTCA GGATGATGTTGAAAAGGCTAAGTCATCAGGAGATTGGAAAGCTGTACATGATTTTTATACTACAACATTTGATTCTTTCTTGGAGATAAACGCTGCATTTAAG AAAGATGCCAATTCTTCATTTAATACCACTGAAGACTCTGGAATCGATGCAAATTTTGTGAATGTTGTTTATGATGCCTTATTAAATACT CCTCAAGATGTTCAGAAATCAGTCCTAAAAGGAGTAATTAATGGTCTGCTACAAGAATGGACAGG GCCACGAACAAAAGATGATCTTAGAGCATACTGTATACTTCTACag aATCCTCAATTTAGTAACACTTCTACTTATGTCATCTATGCTCACTTGCTAAGACAGATAGCAGCCTTAACAGAAGCTGACCATCATTTCCTAGTGCACTGgtctaaaaa GATTTCACAGAAGAGGTTCAAGCAGCTGGTGGACAGGTTACtgcaatttatttctttacGCTTGTTTCCTGCAAAACCTGAAGAGTTTCCACCTATGGTGAAATGTACCTGGTGGATTCCATCAGCAGCCAAAGTCTTGGGTTTATTTA ATGCTGCAAATTGTCTGATTAGTCCGCCTATTATTTCATATACGGATTTCTACAATTCTACACTTGATCATATTGATCTTATGGAAGAATATCATAACTGGCAATGTTATGGAAATTCTCACAG gttttctttctgtcaatACCCGTTTATTATTTCTATAGCAGCAAAAAAAGTTATTATTCAAAGAGACTCAGAACAACAGATGATAAGTATTGCACGG CAAAGCCTTGTGGATAAAGTATCTCGCAGACAGAAACCTGACATGAACATGTTGTTCCTAAATGTGAAAGTGAGGAGGACGCACCTTGTTAGTGATTCACTTGATGAG CTAGCAAGGAAGAGAGCAGATctgaaaaagaagttgaaagTCACATTTGTAGGGGAAGCTGGTCTTGATATGGGTGGCCTGACAAAAGAATGGTTTCTTCTTCTGATTCGCCAGATCTTTCACCCAGATTATG GCATGTTCACCTACCACAAGGACTCACACTGCCATTGGTTCAGCAGCTTTAAGTGCGATAACTATTCTGAATTCCGACTGGTTGGAGCT CTTATGGGACTTGCTGTGTATAATAGCATCACTTTGGATATTCGTTTTCCACCTTGCTGTTACAAGAAATTATTGAGTCCTCCCATTGTTCCCTGTGATCATAACACACTTGTAGGCATCTGTGCTGTCACATTAGATGATCTGTTTCAGATTATGCCT GAACTGGCTCATGGACTCAGTGAACTTCTATCCTATGAAGGCAATGTTGAAGAGGATTTTTACTCAACCTTTCAG gTTTTTCAGGAAGAATTTGGTGTTATAAAATCTTACAACTTAAAGCCAAATGGAGATAAAATTCCAGTCACAAATCAGAATAGGAAAG agtATGTGCAGCTCTATGTTGATTTTCTTCTCAACAAATCAATCTACAAACAATTTGCAGCTTTCTATTATGGATTTCATAGTGTCTGTGCTTCATATGCATTActg TTACTTCGTCCAGAAGAGGTTGAAATTCTTGTCTGTGGCAGTCCTGAACTGGATATGTCTGCTTTACAGAGGAGTACCCAGTATGAGGGCTACCAAAAAACTGATCTCACTATACG ATACTTTTGGGATGTAGTGCTTGGATTTTCTCTTGACCTTCAAAAGAAGCTGCTACATTTTGCTACTGGAAGTGATAGAGTACCTGTGGGAGGAATGGCTGACTTGAATTTCAAGATTTCAAAAAGTGAAACATCCACTAATTG GTTACCTGTGGCCCATACCTGCTTCAACCAACTTTGTCTCCCTCCTTACAAGAACAAGAAGGAACTGAAGCAAAAGTTGATCATCGGAATTTCAAATGCAGAGGGGTTTGGTctagaataa